The following proteins are co-located in the Desulfobaccales bacterium genome:
- a CDS encoding glycosyltransferase: MKDKLHVLFLGANGGNALKRAHALKRLGHEVMAIDPYSLFPFKNFVGRLIYYAGAPLIESYLKKRLAPIIKNRGFDVTFVDNGELIGRNVLSVLRKVSPLIINYNNDDPFGTRDKKKWRLYLEAVPYYDLLAVVRPVNVPEAYNRGAKKVLQVFMAVDELDGPREITPQDRLRFPHEILFIGTGMPERGPFLVALVEAGLPLAIYGNSWQKAPEWSILKSVWQGPAIYGDDYIKAIQLAKISLGLLSKGNRDLHTTRTFEIPYCGGLFCAERTSEHLQLYQEDVEAVYWSNETECIEKCHKLLENEDMRRDIAEKGRARCLKNGIFNESNLQKMLKTAFMN, encoded by the coding sequence ATGAAAGACAAATTGCACGTTCTGTTTCTCGGGGCCAATGGCGGCAACGCCTTAAAAAGAGCCCATGCCTTGAAACGCCTCGGCCATGAAGTTATGGCGATTGATCCTTATAGCCTGTTCCCTTTTAAAAATTTTGTTGGAAGATTAATATATTACGCAGGGGCTCCCTTAATCGAAAGTTATCTCAAGAAAAGGCTTGCTCCGATTATTAAAAATCGCGGTTTCGACGTGACTTTCGTCGATAACGGAGAATTAATCGGACGTAATGTCCTAAGTGTATTAAGGAAGGTATCGCCCCTTATTATTAATTATAATAATGATGATCCCTTTGGCACCCGGGATAAAAAAAAATGGCGGTTATATCTCGAAGCTGTGCCTTATTATGATCTGTTGGCCGTGGTGCGGCCGGTCAATGTGCCTGAAGCCTACAACCGGGGGGCCAAAAAGGTCTTGCAGGTATTCATGGCGGTGGATGAATTGGATGGTCCGCGAGAAATAACCCCACAGGACCGGCTGCGCTTTCCCCATGAAATCCTGTTTATCGGCACTGGGATGCCCGAACGAGGCCCGTTTCTGGTTGCATTGGTGGAGGCAGGCCTGCCGCTGGCAATTTATGGTAATAGCTGGCAAAAAGCGCCGGAGTGGTCCATCCTGAAATCCGTCTGGCAAGGCCCTGCCATCTATGGTGATGACTATATCAAAGCCATCCAACTGGCCAAGATTTCCTTGGGGCTTCTGTCCAAAGGGAATCGGGATTTGCATACCACCAGAACTTTTGAAATTCCCTATTGCGGGGGTCTATTCTGCGCCGAACGCACCTCTGAGCACCTGCAGTTATATCAGGAGGATGTTGAAGCGGTTTACTGGAGCAACGAAACCGAATGTATTGAAAAATGCCATAAGCTTCTTGAGAATGAAGACATGCGCCGAGATATCGCCGAAAAGGGCAGGGCACGGTGTCTAAAGAACGGTATTTTCAACGAGAGTAACTTGCAGAAAATGTTAAAAACAGCCTTTATGAATTAG
- a CDS encoding glycosyltransferase — translation MKILHVIANLAPRYGGPSKACWEMARAVARLGHEVSIYTTNQDGPKELAVPLDSPVHRDGVAIHYFPIQPPRFWGTSLPLARALRQKIPAVDLVHLHSLYLFHNLVAGYYCRQYAIPYLMRPQGTLDPFIYRRHRWRKRLMEIMFEHRNIRRAAALHFTTAEEAELASPFTFQTPGLVVPLGFDSAELALLPEPGRFRVRHPELADKRIILFFGRVNFKKGLDILVKAFGAVARKRQDVHLVIAGPDNEGWGDKVRAWLSEAGLLGRTTFTGMLLGPEKLAVLRDADMFVLPSYSENFGIAVIEAMAAGLPVIISDKVNIWREVQAGGAGRVVPCDAGPLAEQILELLAQPELARQMGLNGRTLVQERFQWPRIAQNLAAAYAQIIDQHRLKTLRLKIPLATNGKP, via the coding sequence ATGAAAATTCTTCATGTGATTGCCAATCTGGCTCCCCGTTACGGGGGCCCCTCCAAAGCCTGCTGGGAAATGGCCAGGGCCGTGGCCCGGTTGGGCCATGAGGTGAGCATTTACACCACCAACCAGGACGGGCCAAAAGAACTGGCGGTGCCCCTGGATAGCCCGGTGCACCGGGATGGCGTGGCAATCCACTATTTTCCCATTCAACCTCCGCGCTTTTGGGGCACTTCCCTCCCTCTGGCGCGGGCTTTGCGGCAGAAGATTCCGGCTGTCGACCTGGTGCACCTCCATTCCCTTTATCTCTTCCACAACCTGGTGGCAGGCTACTATTGCCGCCAATATGCGATTCCCTATCTGATGCGTCCTCAGGGGACTCTGGACCCCTTTATTTACCGGCGGCACCGCTGGCGCAAACGCCTCATGGAAATTATGTTTGAGCACCGGAATATCCGCCGGGCCGCTGCCCTCCATTTCACTACGGCGGAAGAGGCGGAACTGGCCTCCCCGTTCACGTTCCAAACCCCCGGCCTGGTGGTGCCCCTGGGATTCGACAGCGCTGAACTTGCCCTGCTCCCGGAGCCGGGCCGGTTTAGAGTCCGACATCCCGAACTCGCCGATAAACGTATCATTCTCTTTTTCGGCCGGGTAAACTTTAAGAAAGGCCTGGATATTCTGGTCAAGGCCTTTGGCGCCGTCGCCCGTAAACGGCAGGACGTCCATCTGGTAATTGCCGGACCCGACAATGAGGGGTGGGGCGATAAGGTCCGTGCTTGGTTAAGTGAGGCAGGCCTTTTGGGCCGCACCACGTTCACCGGCATGCTCCTGGGGCCGGAGAAATTGGCGGTTTTGCGGGATGCCGACATGTTCGTCCTGCCATCCTATTCGGAAAATTTCGGCATCGCCGTAATTGAAGCCATGGCCGCGGGCTTGCCGGTGATCATTTCCGATAAAGTCAATATTTGGCGGGAAGTGCAAGCCGGCGGGGCTGGCCGGGTGGTCCCCTGTGACGCTGGTCCCCTGGCCGAACAAATCCTCGAGTTGTTGGCCCAGCCGGAGTTAGCCCGGCAGATGGGGTTGAATGGCCGGACCCTGGTGCAGGAGCGCTTTCAATGGCCCCGCATTGCCCAAAACCTGGCGGCCGCCTATGCCCAGATCATTGACCAGCATCGCCTAAAAACCTTGAGGCTTAAGATTCCCCTGGCCACGAACGGGAAGCCATGA
- a CDS encoding glycosyltransferase family 2 protein translates to MIIDSCKTPISVLICTKNEERNLGACLDSVSWADDCIILDSCSDDDTVTIARKRGVSVVQRKFDNFSAHKNWALDHLDFKHDWILIVDADERVTPELAREITIVAGSPQHHGYYLARQNWFAGTWIRHGGWYPNWNMRLLRRGRGRYEPRLVHEHILLDGPPGYLKNPLIHYDYKGIERYFDRHNVYSSLEAVEAYRTLTAPHQPQGLPASLLAKGPERRRFLKNLAYRYLPARGLIKFIWMYFIKLGFLDGRMGFRFCLLHTFYEYQISLKLEELRDPNSPMSQKYKDVSA, encoded by the coding sequence ATGATCATCGACTCTTGCAAGACTCCCATATCAGTGTTGATTTGCACCAAGAACGAAGAGCGCAACCTGGGTGCGTGCCTGGACAGTGTCTCCTGGGCCGATGACTGCATAATCCTGGACTCCTGCAGCGATGATGACACCGTGACCATTGCCCGCAAGCGGGGTGTCAGCGTGGTGCAGCGAAAATTTGACAATTTCTCAGCCCATAAAAACTGGGCACTGGACCACCTTGATTTTAAGCATGACTGGATCTTGATCGTGGATGCCGATGAACGGGTAACCCCGGAGCTGGCCCGGGAGATTACCATAGTTGCAGGTTCACCCCAACACCACGGCTATTACCTGGCCCGGCAAAACTGGTTTGCCGGTACCTGGATCCGTCACGGCGGCTGGTACCCCAACTGGAATATGCGTCTGTTGCGGCGCGGGCGGGGGCGCTATGAACCACGGCTGGTCCACGAACACATTCTCCTGGACGGACCTCCGGGTTATCTGAAGAACCCGCTCATCCATTATGATTACAAAGGGATCGAGCGTTATTTTGACCGCCACAACGTTTACTCCAGTCTGGAGGCCGTGGAGGCCTACCGGACTTTGACCGCGCCGCACCAGCCCCAGGGATTACCTGCGTCCTTGCTGGCCAAGGGGCCGGAACGCCGGAGGTTCTTGAAAAATCTGGCTTATCGGTATTTGCCGGCCCGGGGTCTGATTAAATTTATCTGGATGTACTTCATTAAGCTGGGCTTCTTGGATGGGCGCATGGGGTTTCGTTTCTGTCTGCTCCACACTTTCTACGAATACCAGATCAGTCTCAAGTTGGAGGAATTGCGGGACCCTAACTCTCCCATGTCCCAAAAATATAAGGATGTGTCAGCCTGA
- a CDS encoding WcaF family extracellular polysaccharide biosynthesis acetyltransferase: protein MSASKSFLRLNDYDPSGSDYGRPKFVVFLWNCCQETLFRFSPVPCYGFRRWLLKLFGCKLGEAVRVRPRARLHYPWRIEIGDYSAIGDDAWLYSIAPIKIGEHTTISQKSFLCTATHDYHNPRFKLRHQPITVGNGVWIAADVFVAPGVTIGDNAVIGARSSVFRDMPPGMVSYGYPCRPIKPRRP, encoded by the coding sequence ATGAGCGCATCAAAGTCCTTCTTACGTCTTAACGACTATGACCCTTCGGGGTCTGACTATGGACGCCCCAAGTTTGTTGTATTCCTCTGGAACTGCTGCCAGGAGACTTTGTTTCGATTTTCTCCCGTGCCGTGCTACGGTTTTCGGCGCTGGTTACTCAAATTGTTCGGGTGTAAACTTGGCGAGGCGGTGAGAGTGCGTCCTCGGGCGCGGCTCCATTATCCCTGGCGCATCGAGATCGGCGATTATTCGGCCATCGGTGACGATGCCTGGCTTTATTCCATCGCGCCGATAAAAATCGGCGAGCATACAACCATTTCGCAAAAAAGCTTTCTGTGCACAGCAACGCATGATTATCATAATCCACGTTTCAAGCTCAGGCACCAACCCATAACGGTGGGAAACGGCGTCTGGATCGCCGCCGATGTGTTTGTGGCCCCCGGGGTTACCATAGGCGACAATGCGGTCATCGGTGCCCGTTCCAGCGTATTTCGTGATATGCCCCCGGGGATGGTGAGTTATGGGTACCCCTGTCGTCCCATAAAACCCAGGAGGCCATGA
- a CDS encoding glycosyltransferase family 4 protein: MEEEYDRVGLRKTVVHPKVVERELQEYQEADVIAVPSQFVKETFLQQGISEARLIHVPYGVDLTNFYPAPKNDKVFRIIFCGAISIRKGVHYLLQAFAELNLPRAELWLVGPMTDEIMPFWHKWASPSIRHQGPFPERELYKYYSQGTIFCLASIEEGLAMVQAQAMACGLPVICTKNTGGADIVREGQDGFILPIRDVEALKEKILYCYEHPAACAALGESARQRVQTGFTWSDYGEKIFAAYHKLLGDRPDLANSGKMVY; encoded by the coding sequence TTGGAAGAAGAATATGACCGGGTCGGCCTCAGAAAGACGGTAGTGCATCCCAAAGTCGTCGAGCGGGAATTGCAGGAATACCAAGAGGCGGATGTTATTGCCGTACCTTCGCAATTTGTTAAAGAGACCTTTTTGCAGCAGGGGATATCTGAAGCCAGGCTCATCCATGTTCCCTATGGCGTTGATTTGACGAATTTCTATCCTGCCCCCAAAAACGATAAAGTATTCAGAATTATTTTCTGCGGCGCAATCAGCATCAGAAAAGGTGTTCATTATTTATTACAGGCGTTTGCTGAATTAAACCTGCCCCGGGCCGAATTGTGGTTGGTCGGCCCAATGACCGACGAGATCATGCCTTTTTGGCACAAATGGGCCTCGCCGTCCATCCGTCACCAAGGTCCCTTTCCGGAAAGAGAATTGTATAAATATTACTCCCAAGGTACGATATTCTGTCTGGCATCCATCGAAGAAGGGTTGGCCATGGTACAGGCCCAAGCCATGGCTTGCGGTTTGCCGGTGATCTGTACCAAAAATACGGGCGGCGCTGATATCGTGAGGGAGGGGCAGGACGGGTTCATTTTGCCAATCCGGGACGTGGAAGCCCTCAAAGAGAAAATCCTTTATTGCTATGAACATCCTGCTGCTTGCGCCGCGCTGGGGGAGTCAGCCCGCCAGAGGGTGCAAACCGGTTTTACTTGGTCAGATTATGGGGAGAAAATTTTCGCAGCATACCATAAACTATTGGGGGATAGGCCGGACTTGGCTAATTCAGGAAAAATGGTTTATTAG
- a CDS encoding methyltransferase domain-containing protein, whose amino-acid sequence MMDKSILVRLLGFRANFIHGDTLITDRWLWLKKRLPETKNSETLIDIGCGTGAFSIGAALKGYDVLGLSWDERNQGLAGERAKICKADNAKFEVLDVRKLASREDLLGQFDVAVCFENIEHIINDKKLIIDIALCLKPGGRLLLTTPNFFYRPITSGDKGPFSKIEDGGHVRRGYTKAMIYELCAQTNLLVDDISYCSGFLSQKITFIQRVVSKLHPLFGWATILPLRFLPPLFDRFVTSLMRWPYFSICLEAYKPRHSKEALPGR is encoded by the coding sequence ATGATGGATAAATCTATTCTGGTTAGATTATTGGGTTTTCGTGCGAATTTTATTCATGGCGACACTCTGATTACAGATCGTTGGCTCTGGTTAAAAAAGAGATTACCTGAAACTAAGAACAGCGAGACACTTATTGATATTGGTTGCGGAACCGGTGCTTTTTCAATTGGAGCGGCGTTGAAAGGGTATGACGTATTGGGTTTAAGCTGGGATGAGCGTAATCAAGGCTTGGCGGGGGAAAGAGCTAAAATATGCAAAGCCGATAATGCCAAATTTGAGGTTCTTGATGTTCGCAAGTTAGCCAGCCGAGAAGACCTTTTAGGCCAATTTGATGTGGCTGTCTGTTTCGAAAATATTGAACATATTATAAATGATAAGAAACTAATTATTGATATAGCTCTGTGTTTGAAGCCGGGTGGGCGTCTTTTACTGACGACTCCTAACTTTTTCTATCGTCCTATTACGTCTGGAGACAAAGGCCCATTTTCTAAAATTGAGGACGGAGGTCATGTAAGAAGAGGTTATACTAAGGCAATGATATATGAGCTTTGCGCTCAGACAAATCTATTAGTTGATGATATATCATACTGTAGCGGTTTTTTAAGTCAGAAAATAACTTTTATTCAGAGAGTAGTGTCCAAGTTGCATCCATTATTTGGTTGGGCCACAATTTTACCTTTACGTTTTCTGCCGCCGCTCTTCGACCGGTTCGTGACCAGTCTGATGCGTTGGCCTTATTTTTCGATCTGTTTGGAAGCGTATAAACCAAGACATTCGAAAGAGGCATTACCGGGCCGTTGA